The following are from one region of the Paenibacillus sp. KS-LC4 genome:
- the isdG gene encoding heme oxygenase yields MNAAIHIENVGLSVGAFEMEDANMIIPTGKITAIVGPNGSGKSTMLKVITKLLTPDKGEVFINQKPLKSYKSKEFAKDIAMLTQSKEMIPDLTVRELVSFGRSPHKPLFKNKMTYEDNDIIDWALTITGTKRYQHQMFYTLSGGEQQKARIAMALAQKTNILLLDEPTTFLDIAHQFDVLEMLQQINRDYQITIVMVLHDLQQAAAYCDHMIAMKRGLIAMTGEPQMVLTSEFLKDVYNMDARIKFDEGYPIIIPNPRKNQEDTKMIIVTNASHITKGNAHKLIERFDRVGDVEKAEGFLGLEVLLTEKTKDYEEVSIVTRWNTKEDFNAWTRSDAFRDAHSRRGGTPDYIISNTITFYEVKVIRNPIAAVN; encoded by the coding sequence ATGAATGCTGCTATCCACATCGAAAATGTAGGCTTATCTGTTGGTGCTTTTGAAATGGAAGATGCCAATATGATCATTCCTACTGGGAAAATCACGGCCATTGTAGGTCCTAACGGCTCTGGAAAATCAACCATGCTCAAGGTCATTACCAAGCTGCTTACGCCAGATAAGGGCGAAGTATTTATTAATCAGAAGCCGCTTAAAAGCTACAAATCCAAAGAATTTGCCAAGGATATTGCGATGCTTACTCAATCCAAAGAAATGATTCCTGATCTAACGGTGCGTGAGCTCGTTTCCTTCGGGCGTTCACCTCACAAGCCTCTATTCAAAAACAAAATGACGTACGAAGACAACGACATCATAGATTGGGCATTAACCATTACTGGCACGAAACGTTATCAGCATCAAATGTTTTACACTTTATCTGGAGGTGAACAGCAAAAAGCGCGAATCGCCATGGCGTTAGCGCAAAAAACAAATATTCTTCTGCTCGACGAGCCTACTACTTTTCTCGACATTGCACATCAATTTGATGTACTGGAGATGCTTCAACAAATTAATCGGGATTATCAGATTACAATTGTTATGGTTTTACATGACCTCCAACAAGCAGCAGCATACTGTGACCATATGATTGCTATGAAACGCGGATTAATCGCCATGACAGGCGAGCCCCAAATGGTTTTAACCTCGGAGTTTTTAAAAGATGTTTACAACATGGATGCCCGTATCAAATTTGATGAGGGCTATCCTATTATTATCCCAAATCCAAGAAAAAATCAGGAGGATACTAAAATGATTATTGTAACGAATGCATCCCATATTACAAAAGGCAATGCCCATAAGCTGATCGAGCGTTTCGATCGTGTCGGTGACGTAGAGAAAGCAGAGGGCTTCCTTGGTCTTGAGGTATTGTTGACAGAGAAAACGAAGGACTATGAGGAGGTATCCATTGTGACGCGTTGGAATACGAAAGAGGACTTTAATGCTTGGACTCGCAGCGATGCTTTCCGTGATGCCCATTCCCGCCGCGGGGGAACACCGGACTATATTATCTCCAATACGATTACATTCTACGAAGTCAAAGTCATCAGAAACCCAATTGCTGCGGTTAATTAG